One window from the genome of Bdellovibrio sp. NC01 encodes:
- a CDS encoding aldo/keto reductase has protein sequence MSNVPSLKLNDGKTIPQLGFGLWQVPDAEAETAVLEAIKVGYRSIDGAAIYRNEDGLGRAIQNSSVKREELFITTKLWNENQGYDSTLSAFEQSMKKLKLDYLDMYLIHWPSPHRGLFVDTWKALIQLRKEGRVKTIGVSNFTIDNLKKIIAETGEVPAVNQIELHPNFQQKELRKFHAEKGIATESWSPLGQGKILQDATLSEIAAKHGKSVAQIILRWHLQSGLIVIPKSVTPSRIKENFDVFGFTLDNSDMEKIAKMDSAEGRIGPNPETAAF, from the coding sequence ATGTCGAATGTTCCTTCTCTTAAACTCAACGACGGTAAAACAATTCCACAACTTGGCTTCGGTTTGTGGCAAGTTCCAGATGCGGAAGCGGAAACGGCTGTGCTTGAAGCAATTAAAGTCGGCTATCGCTCTATCGATGGTGCAGCGATTTATCGCAACGAAGACGGCTTAGGACGCGCGATTCAAAACTCTTCAGTGAAGCGCGAAGAGCTTTTCATCACAACAAAACTATGGAATGAAAATCAAGGTTACGATTCGACGTTAAGCGCGTTTGAACAAAGCATGAAAAAGCTAAAGCTTGATTACTTGGACATGTATTTGATCCATTGGCCATCGCCACATCGTGGTCTGTTCGTGGATACATGGAAAGCGCTTATTCAACTTCGTAAGGAAGGTCGTGTTAAGACGATCGGTGTTTCAAATTTCACGATCGATAACTTAAAAAAGATCATTGCAGAAACGGGCGAAGTACCAGCAGTAAATCAAATCGAACTTCATCCGAATTTCCAACAAAAAGAACTTCGCAAGTTCCACGCAGAAAAAGGCATCGCCACAGAATCGTGGAGTCCACTTGGCCAAGGTAAAATCTTGCAAGATGCGACTCTATCAGAAATCGCGGCGAAACATGGAAAATCTGTAGCGCAGATTATTTTGCGTTGGCATTTGCAATCAGGTTTGATTGTGATTCCAAAATCAGTAACACCTTCACGCATTAAAGAAAATTTTGATGTGTTTGGTTTTACGCTTGATAACAGCGACATGGAAAAGATTGCGAAGATGGATTCAGCGGAGGGTCGTATTGGTCCTAATCCCGAGACAGCGGCGTTCTAA
- a CDS encoding hemolysin family protein yields the protein MMTELLVVAVCLFLNMLLSGAEMAFVTVRKLQLKNISAKDKRAKLLLQLKENPERTLSVIQIGITLVGAIAAAVGGAGAEEALTPHLVQTFALKEQTAEAISIALVVLPLSYLSVVVGELVPKTLALRNSLFISLWAARWLYWGEKILSPAVWLLEKSTHIILKIFSLTEKTETATDQDLEIEDLPHQTKQYVMNIVSADKTLAREVMVPWKDVVYLRKGDSIEDVETIIVNSGHTRVPVVEDGNVIGLINSKEFFVARKYKEEDPDWSSLIRPCLKFKSFEPLFRILIKMQEENSHMAVIYDRATVAGLVTMENIFEEIIGDIYDEDDDGYVKKLLASRARRRP from the coding sequence ATGATGACGGAGCTTCTGGTTGTTGCCGTATGTTTATTTTTAAATATGCTTTTATCAGGTGCCGAGATGGCCTTCGTCACAGTTCGCAAACTGCAACTGAAAAACATCTCTGCCAAAGATAAACGCGCTAAACTTTTACTGCAGTTAAAAGAAAATCCTGAACGCACCCTGAGCGTGATCCAAATTGGTATCACACTTGTCGGCGCTATTGCGGCAGCTGTTGGTGGTGCCGGTGCTGAAGAAGCGCTGACTCCCCACCTGGTACAAACTTTTGCCTTGAAAGAACAAACAGCAGAAGCCATTTCCATCGCCTTGGTTGTTTTGCCGTTGTCTTATTTAAGCGTCGTTGTCGGTGAACTTGTTCCAAAAACATTGGCGTTAAGAAATTCTTTATTTATTTCCCTGTGGGCGGCACGCTGGCTTTATTGGGGCGAAAAGATTTTATCGCCGGCCGTATGGTTGCTGGAAAAATCAACGCATATCATTCTTAAAATTTTTAGTCTGACTGAAAAAACCGAAACCGCTACGGATCAAGATTTAGAAATTGAAGATCTACCACATCAAACGAAGCAATACGTAATGAATATCGTTAGCGCCGATAAAACATTGGCGCGCGAAGTGATGGTTCCATGGAAAGACGTCGTGTACTTGCGTAAAGGTGATTCCATCGAAGACGTGGAAACAATCATCGTGAATTCGGGGCACACACGTGTGCCCGTCGTTGAAGATGGTAACGTCATTGGCCTTATCAACAGCAAAGAATTTTTCGTCGCCCGCAAATACAAAGAAGAAGATCCCGACTGGTCCAGCCTGATTCGCCCATGCTTAAAGTTTAAATCCTTTGAGCCACTGTTTCGTATTCTGATCAAAATGCAGGAAGAAAACTCCCACATGGCCGTGATCTATGATCGCGCCACAGTGGCCGGATTAGTGACAATGGAAAACATCTTCGAAGAAATCATCGGCGACATCTACGACGAAGACGATGATGGGTATGTAAAAAAACTTCTGGCAAGCCGCGCTCGCCGCCGCCCATAA
- a CDS encoding Rnase Y domain-containing protein gives MLLVIAIALIAIIAGGGLGLALHKLQNARTLRLAREEANEILGEAKEAVELRQLEEKERVQEIEMEMWTKIEAEMLKTEGRIEDLQEVANEKKSKADSLVQEEKKKLQEREAEVKVQEQALKSQEAELNKVKEVQKSLNKDFVEKLTAKLNTSAEEFKTQLKTMMEDEAQRRAARLAQEHEEDVKEHAETRAKKILGLIIDRFARPYCAERGIGAVNFPDNHVRKLFCDPAGENIKTVQETCGCDIIVEEGLDMVGVAGFDPVRRELTRRTLERIFKEKKSITPDFIRKIAENQKKELTKNIKHDGDSLAKELKLEGLHPEIRQMMGSLRYRYSFTQNQYFHCGEVGWLAGLLASELGIDIKKARRVGMLHDIGKSMDHVMEGGHAVIGADFIAARNEAPDVVHAVKAHHFDEQPSTDHAFVVIAADAISGARPGARRSTIESYNQKVSELQDIARSFQGVTDCFVLSGGRECRVMVNGKKIDDTHALDLSKKIAARIEEECNYPGQIKVVVVRETIVTEQTRKELA, from the coding sequence ATGTTGTTAGTTATCGCTATAGCCCTTATTGCAATTATCGCCGGTGGTGGATTGGGCTTGGCTTTACATAAATTGCAGAACGCGCGCACTCTTCGTTTAGCTCGTGAAGAAGCCAATGAAATTCTCGGAGAAGCCAAAGAGGCTGTCGAGCTTCGTCAGCTAGAAGAAAAAGAACGCGTGCAAGAAATTGAAATGGAAATGTGGACAAAGATTGAAGCTGAGATGTTAAAGACCGAAGGTCGCATCGAAGATCTTCAAGAAGTTGCTAACGAGAAAAAATCGAAAGCAGATTCCCTTGTTCAAGAAGAAAAGAAAAAACTGCAAGAGCGTGAAGCTGAAGTTAAAGTTCAAGAACAAGCCTTGAAATCTCAAGAAGCAGAACTGAATAAAGTTAAAGAAGTTCAAAAATCTTTGAATAAAGATTTCGTGGAAAAATTAACTGCAAAATTGAACACCTCTGCCGAAGAATTCAAAACGCAATTGAAAACGATGATGGAAGACGAAGCCCAACGTCGTGCGGCCCGTCTTGCGCAAGAACATGAAGAAGATGTGAAAGAACATGCGGAAACTCGTGCGAAAAAAATCTTGGGCCTGATCATCGACCGCTTCGCACGCCCTTACTGTGCAGAGCGTGGCATTGGTGCCGTGAACTTCCCAGACAACCACGTCCGCAAACTTTTCTGCGATCCTGCGGGTGAAAATATCAAAACCGTTCAAGAAACTTGCGGTTGCGATATCATCGTTGAAGAAGGTTTGGATATGGTTGGCGTTGCAGGTTTTGATCCTGTTCGTCGTGAATTAACGCGCAGAACTTTGGAACGCATCTTCAAAGAGAAGAAAAGCATTACTCCAGATTTCATTCGTAAAATCGCTGAAAACCAAAAGAAAGAACTTACGAAAAATATCAAACACGATGGCGACTCTTTAGCCAAAGAGTTGAAACTTGAAGGTTTGCATCCAGAGATCCGTCAGATGATGGGTTCTTTGCGCTATCGTTACTCTTTCACACAAAATCAATACTTCCACTGCGGCGAAGTGGGTTGGCTTGCTGGCCTTCTAGCTTCGGAATTGGGTATCGATATTAAGAAAGCTCGCCGTGTAGGCATGCTTCACGATATCGGTAAATCGATGGACCATGTGATGGAAGGTGGCCATGCTGTGATTGGTGCTGACTTCATCGCGGCTCGCAATGAAGCACCAGATGTGGTTCATGCGGTTAAAGCCCATCACTTTGACGAACAACCTTCAACAGATCATGCGTTTGTTGTCATCGCAGCCGATGCGATTTCTGGCGCTCGTCCTGGTGCACGTCGTTCGACGATTGAATCATACAACCAAAAAGTCTCTGAACTTCAAGACATCGCACGAAGCTTCCAAGGCGTAACTGACTGTTTCGTTTTGAGTGGCGGTCGTGAATGCCGAGTGATGGTGAATGGCAAAAAGATCGACGATACTCACGCACTTGATCTCTCAAAAAAGATCGCTGCGCGTATCGAAGAGGAATGCAATTATCCAGGACAAATCAAAGTTGTTGTGGTCCGCGAAACAATTGTAACTGAGCAAACTCGTAAAGAGCTCGCGTAA
- a CDS encoding acyl-CoA dehydrogenase, with translation MDSINSLYGYFLESCTWAWVLGSVVLLLFVGFFGSPLIVWTIAIAAIMAGFAAPMWLWIVFAVVAVIFNIPPIRQALVTSGVFAIFKKFEFLPKISDTEKAALDAGVVWVEKDLFSGKPNFQNLMNEPYPDLTAEEKAFMQGPVENLCKMIDHWEIYKTKEIPPAIWDYIKKEKFLGMIVPKEYGGLGFSALCHSEVIMKISSRSLAVAIQVMVPNSLGPAELLAHYGTDAQKKHWLPRLADGKEIPCFGLTEPTAGSDAGAITSTGVLFKDTDGKIKIRLNWNKRWITLAAISSVIGLAFRLRDPENLLGKGEDLGITCALIPSNTPGVVLGRRHDPLNTPFYNCPTQGKDVVVDAEEAIVGGIANAGKGWMMLMECLAAGRGISLPAQATGGTKLAARVTSAHSVVRRQFGVSIGKFEGVEEPLARIGASAYALEAMRRYCLGALDKGIKPGVITAMQKYYATEMGRKVIVDAMDIMGGAGISLGPRNVLAEIYIATPIGITVEGANIMTRTLIIFGQGALRAHPFAYSEVKAYEANDLRAFDRAFFGHIGHIVRNTCRAILLSCSRGYLASTPDCHPQMKVYFRRMSWTSATFALLADVAMGVLGGSLKMKEKITGRFADILAHMYIATAILRRFEAEGRREEDLAFAHYNLKVCMAEIQKGFDGIFDNLKIPGLRWFFKGWLGAWSRINSIGSQASDGWTHAIASAMMKEGGIRDRLTEGIYLPKERDQAVGRLDYAFSVSLKAEAAEKKIRKAVHAGTLPKKKANQLFDEARSKNVITEEEFKLLQEADAVRYDAILVDDFNEEQYHANKVL, from the coding sequence GTGGACTCTATCAACTCGTTATACGGGTATTTCTTAGAGAGCTGCACATGGGCTTGGGTTTTGGGCTCTGTGGTGCTCTTGTTGTTCGTCGGCTTCTTTGGAAGTCCTTTGATCGTGTGGACGATCGCAATCGCGGCTATCATGGCGGGCTTCGCAGCTCCGATGTGGTTGTGGATTGTATTTGCGGTTGTCGCTGTGATCTTCAATATTCCACCAATCCGTCAAGCGTTGGTGACTTCAGGCGTGTTCGCGATTTTCAAAAAATTCGAATTCTTGCCAAAAATCTCTGACACAGAAAAAGCCGCTCTTGATGCGGGTGTTGTGTGGGTAGAGAAAGATCTTTTCTCTGGTAAACCAAATTTCCAAAACTTGATGAACGAACCTTACCCAGATTTGACTGCGGAAGAAAAAGCGTTCATGCAAGGCCCGGTTGAAAATCTTTGTAAAATGATCGACCACTGGGAAATCTATAAAACAAAAGAAATTCCTCCAGCGATCTGGGACTACATCAAGAAAGAAAAATTCTTGGGTATGATCGTACCGAAAGAGTACGGCGGTCTTGGTTTCTCTGCGCTTTGCCATTCTGAAGTGATCATGAAAATCTCTTCTCGTTCATTGGCAGTAGCGATTCAAGTGATGGTTCCAAACTCTTTGGGTCCTGCAGAGCTTCTTGCTCACTACGGTACTGACGCTCAGAAAAAACACTGGTTGCCTCGTTTGGCTGACGGTAAGGAAATCCCTTGCTTCGGTTTGACAGAGCCAACTGCGGGTTCTGATGCTGGTGCGATCACTTCAACAGGTGTGTTGTTCAAAGATACAGACGGTAAAATCAAAATCCGTTTGAACTGGAACAAACGTTGGATCACTTTGGCTGCGATCTCTTCTGTGATCGGTCTTGCGTTCCGTCTTCGTGACCCAGAAAATTTGTTGGGTAAAGGTGAAGATCTAGGTATTACTTGTGCGTTGATTCCATCGAACACTCCGGGTGTTGTTTTGGGTCGTCGTCATGATCCATTGAATACTCCATTCTATAACTGTCCGACTCAAGGTAAAGACGTTGTCGTTGATGCTGAAGAGGCTATCGTTGGTGGTATCGCTAACGCTGGTAAAGGCTGGATGATGTTGATGGAATGTTTGGCTGCAGGCCGTGGTATCTCTTTGCCTGCGCAAGCAACGGGCGGTACTAAATTGGCTGCACGTGTAACATCAGCTCACTCTGTAGTTCGCCGTCAATTCGGTGTTTCTATCGGTAAGTTCGAAGGTGTTGAAGAACCTCTAGCGCGCATCGGTGCTTCTGCTTACGCTCTTGAGGCGATGAGAAGATACTGCTTGGGTGCACTTGATAAAGGTATCAAACCAGGCGTTATCACAGCGATGCAAAAATACTATGCGACTGAAATGGGTCGTAAAGTGATCGTTGATGCGATGGACATCATGGGCGGTGCGGGTATCTCTTTGGGCCCTCGTAACGTTTTGGCTGAAATCTATATCGCAACTCCAATCGGTATCACGGTTGAAGGTGCGAACATCATGACTCGTACATTGATCATCTTCGGTCAAGGTGCGCTTCGTGCCCATCCATTCGCGTACTCTGAAGTTAAAGCTTATGAAGCTAATGACTTAAGAGCATTCGACAGAGCATTCTTCGGCCACATTGGTCACATCGTACGTAATACGTGCCGTGCGATCTTGTTGTCATGCTCTCGCGGTTACTTGGCATCAACTCCAGATTGCCATCCGCAAATGAAAGTTTACTTCCGTCGTATGTCTTGGACTTCAGCAACTTTCGCATTGCTTGCTGACGTTGCAATGGGCGTTCTTGGTGGCTCTTTGAAAATGAAAGAGAAAATCACGGGTCGCTTCGCAGACATCTTGGCTCATATGTACATCGCAACTGCGATCCTTCGCCGTTTTGAAGCTGAAGGTCGTCGTGAAGAAGATCTGGCTTTCGCACACTACAACTTGAAAGTGTGCATGGCTGAGATTCAAAAAGGTTTCGATGGTATCTTTGATAACTTGAAGATCCCTGGTCTTCGTTGGTTCTTCAAAGGCTGGTTGGGTGCTTGGTCTCGTATCAACTCAATCGGTTCGCAAGCTTCTGACGGTTGGACACACGCTATCGCATCAGCAATGATGAAAGAAGGCGGTATCCGTGATCGTTTGACTGAAGGTATCTATCTTCCAAAAGAACGCGATCAAGCAGTAGGTCGTTTGGATTATGCATTCTCTGTATCTTTGAAAGCAGAAGCTGCTGAAAAGAAAATCAGAAAAGCAGTTCACGCGGGCACTCTTCCGAAGAAGAAAGCAAACCAATTGTTCGACGAAGCTCGCAGCAAGAATGTTATCACTGAAGAAGAATTTAAACTTCTTCAAGAAGCAGACGCCGTTCGCTACGACGCGATCTTGGTAGACGACTTCAACGAAGAACAATATCACGCAAACAAAGTTCTTTAA
- a CDS encoding response regulator: MVLETTSSSTNLEKQHAPRVLVIDDSLDSVKLMSHILDHYKCDVTMAFDGQDAIPLLVNKQFDLVVLDWQMPQMGGRDTLLLMDRLLTEKKVHKVRKPIPVVIYTGHSEEELDLPLVRNFSYLGFINKRQAFSSMMRSFNFILRSI, translated from the coding sequence ATGGTACTTGAAACAACGTCTTCCTCAACAAATCTAGAAAAGCAGCACGCTCCACGTGTTTTAGTTATCGATGACAGTTTGGATTCAGTAAAACTGATGTCACACATTCTCGATCACTATAAATGCGACGTGACTATGGCTTTCGACGGACAAGACGCCATTCCTCTTCTTGTGAATAAGCAATTTGATTTGGTTGTTTTGGACTGGCAAATGCCACAAATGGGCGGCCGCGATACTTTACTTTTGATGGACCGTCTTTTGACTGAAAAGAAAGTTCATAAGGTACGCAAACCAATTCCTGTGGTGATCTACACAGGTCACAGCGAAGAAGAATTGGATTTGCCGCTTGTACGCAACTTCTCTTACTTGGGCTTCATCAATAAGCGCCAAGCCTTCAGTTCAATGATGCGATCTTTTAATTTTATTTTGCGTTCTATCTAG